GAAGGAAGAGGGCGATGGGAACGCCGGCGAATCCGGCGAAGAGCTTGAGCCAGCTCCAGAGTTTTTCGATGGCGGAGCCGATCCACTCGGATTGGGCTACCTTCGCGTCGGAGAAGCGGGCGTTGAGGGCAGCGGCGACCTTGGCGTCGACGAGATCCGCCACGTAGGCGTTGAGGTCGAGGGTGGCGCCGCACGCCTGGCAAAAGGCGGCGCCTTCGGGATTTTCCTTGCTGCAACGAAAACACACCATCGCGGATGATCCCTGGGCTGTCTGTGAAGACTTAGGGTAAGTGCTTTGGGAATCAATCCGCAACGGGAGTTTTGAGGGAACCGGGGATGGCTTAGGAAGGCTTGGAGTCGGTGGGGCGGGGATAGGTGGCGGTGACTACGGTGGAGATGCCGCCTCGGGGGCGGAAGTCACCCTTGACGACTGCCCAGACGGGGTCGGTGGCCTTGACCAGGTCGTTGAGGACCTGGTTGGCGATGTTTTCCTGGAAGATGCCGAGATTGCGGTAGTGGAAGAGGTATTCCTTGAAAGACTTGAGCTCGAGGCAATGCTCGCGGGGCATGTAGCGGACGGTGAGGATGCCGAAGTCGGGTAGGCCGGTCTTGGGGCAGATGCTGGTGAACTCGGGATCGTCGATGAGGATCTCGTAGCCCTGGAACTGGTTCTGCCAGGTGTCGATCGAGGGGAAGACGTGGTCGAGACCCGACTTCGCGTGGTCGTCGGTGTAGCCGGTGTTCTGTGTGCGCATCTGGCTATTTTACTGGCTTGCCGCTTACCTCGGCGTGAGCGAGCTTGGTGCGGGCGCCTTCGAGCTGGTGGCGGACCTTTTCGACGTCGGCGGGGTCGGAGTCTGCCGGGAGAGACTGGGCGAACTCGGTCATGGCGCGCTCCCACTGGGTGACGGCGAGCTTGAGGCGGCCAGTCTTCTCGTAGACCTGGCCGAGGTGATCGTGGACGGTGGCGTCGGCGCTGGAGCGCTCGATGGCCTTATGGAGGTTCTGCTCGGCGAGGGTGTTCTGGCCGAGTTTGAAGTAGACCCAGCCGAGGGAGTCGAGGTAGGCGTAGTTCTGGGGGTCGAGCTCGACGGCGGTTTTGATCATCTCGAGAGCCTCGGGAAGCTTCTCGCCACGGTCGGCGAGCATATAGCCGAGGTAGTTCAGGATCGTGGGATCCTTGGGGTCGGTCGCGAGGGCCTTGCGGAACTCGGCTTCGGCAAGGTCGAACTCCTTGGCGCGGTCGTAGAGTTCACCGCGGAGGAAGGTGACGTACCGCTTCTCTTCAGGGCGGGTGGCGGAGGCGGAGGCGATGTCGAGCTCGGCGTTGGCTTCCTTGTACTGGCGGAGGCGGATGAGCATCTGGCCGAGGGCGAGGTGGACGTCACGATCGTCGGTGGCACCGGTCAACTGGGCTTTGGCGAGGGCGAGACCCTCGTCGATCTTGCCGGTGTCGGTGAGTTGCTGGGCGTACATCAGCTGGACGTTCTTATCCTTGGGGAAGGCCTTGGCGGCTTCGGCTCCGACGGCGGTGGCTTCCTTGAACTGATGGGCGTCGCGGTAGGTGTCTACCTCGCCCTGATAGCCGCGGACGGTAAAATCTCCGCCGAGGGCTACTACCTGCTTGTAGGCGGCGATGGCTTCGGGGGTCTTGTCTTCTTCCTTGTAGATGGAGCCGAGGCGGTCGAGAAAGAGGTAGCGATTGCCCTTCTCCTGCTCGGAGTAGTTGCCGTCGGGATGGGACGAGGCGGCTAGGAGCTTCTCGAGGACCCCGGTCGCCTCGGGGTATTGGCCGAGGGAGTCGTAGAGGAGGGCTTCGTTGTAGTTCAGCTCGGGATTATCGGGGGCGAGGGACTTGGCCTTTTCGAGAGTGGCGAGGGACTCCTTGTAGTGGCCCTGGCGGCGCTGAACCTCGGAGATGTGGATCTGGGACTGGACGTCCTGCGGTTCGGCGGTGAGGATGGCCTGGAGGGTCTTCATCGCCTCGTCGAGCTGTCCGTCGAGGAGAAGGGCGTTGGCGAGGCCGCGCTCGGCGTCGAGGTTATCGGGCTCCATGTCGAGGGCGCGGCGGTAGGCGGCGGCGGCCTGCCTGGGGTCCTTGAGCTGGTCGTAGCTGGCGCCGAGGGCGTATTCCATACGCTCGGTGCGGTCGGTCTCGGGGACGGCCATGAGGGCATCGACAGCGCGCTGGGGACTTCCCTCCTCGGTGTAGAGGCGGGCCATGTTGAGGACGACTTCTTCGGAGTTCGAATCTATGCCCTGGGCAGCGCGGAACT
This genomic window from Granulicella sibirica contains:
- the queF gene encoding preQ(1) synthase; amino-acid sequence: MRTQNTGYTDDHAKSGLDHVFPSIDTWQNQFQGYEILIDDPEFTSICPKTGLPDFGILTVRYMPREHCLELKSFKEYLFHYRNLGIFQENIANQVLNDLVKATDPVWAVVKGDFRPRGGISTVVTATYPRPTDSKPS
- a CDS encoding tetratricopeptide repeat protein; amino-acid sequence: MTLSFLRSSAPRILRSTRLLPAAAALLAAHAVMAQVGPRNEKNPVTVSETTKAPDRATSYYHYGLAHLYEEMAVNAGRPDYATQAIEQYKLALDADPSSTLLQDGLGDLYFRLGRIREAVQAAQEQVTRNPDDLAAHELLGKVYVRSLGDMQGAQAADMLKLAIAEYEKLAELKPNDVETKLLLGQLYGVNHDSVKAEKEFRAAQGIDSNSEEVVLNMARLYTEEGSPQRAVDALMAVPETDRTERMEYALGASYDQLKDPRQAAAAYRRALDMEPDNLDAERGLANALLLDGQLDEAMKTLQAILTAEPQDVQSQIHISEVQRRQGHYKESLATLEKAKSLAPDNPELNYNEALLYDSLGQYPEATGVLEKLLAASSHPDGNYSEQEKGNRYLFLDRLGSIYKEEDKTPEAIAAYKQVVALGGDFTVRGYQGEVDTYRDAHQFKEATAVGAEAAKAFPKDKNVQLMYAQQLTDTGKIDEGLALAKAQLTGATDDRDVHLALGQMLIRLRQYKEANAELDIASASATRPEEKRYVTFLRGELYDRAKEFDLAEAEFRKALATDPKDPTILNYLGYMLADRGEKLPEALEMIKTAVELDPQNYAYLDSLGWVYFKLGQNTLAEQNLHKAIERSSADATVHDHLGQVYEKTGRLKLAVTQWERAMTEFAQSLPADSDPADVEKVRHQLEGARTKLAHAEVSGKPVK